The following coding sequences are from one Syngnathus acus chromosome 12, fSynAcu1.2, whole genome shotgun sequence window:
- the LOC119131658 gene encoding general transcription factor II-I repeat domain-containing protein 2A-like yields the protein MALSKKRKVDTECRVFQEKWTENYLFTEVKTKPVCLVCNQQVAVFKEFNIRRHYETHHKDKYDHLKGQIRKDEINKLVAGLKKQQSAFTRSRDIADGAVRASYIIANELVQASKPFADGEFVKTCMLKAAEVVCPEKRPAFANISLTRNTVADRVTELSSDLSSQLKEKIKSFIAFSIAIDESTDVTDIAQLAIFIRGVDETLTITEELLELVPINDTTTAEDIFSALVGALDKVEADWSRAVSLATDGAPSMVGRKAGVATKFRDKVQTANGGQEFWAFHCILHQEALCCKTLQMDHVMSVVVKTVNFIRARGLNHRQFDSFLSDHDIRAGLPYHTDVRWLSRGAVLKRFFELRGEIVGDAAIQR from the exons ATGgcactgtcaaaaaaaagaaaagtggacaCGGAGTGCAGGGTTTTCCAGGAAAAATGGACTGagaattatttattcacaGAAGTGAAGACAAAACCAGTGTGCTTGGTTTGTAATCAGCAAGTTGCAGTGTTCAAAGAATTTAATATTCGGCGCCACTACGAGACTCATCATAAAGACAAGTATGACCACTTGAAAGGACAAATAAGAAAAGACGAGATAAACAAATTGGTCGCTGGTCTGAAGAAACAGCAGTCTGCTTTTACGCGCAGCCGCGATATCGCTGATGGGGCTGTAAGAGCCAGCTACATTATTGCCAACGAGCTGGTGCAGGCATCCAAGCCATTTGCTGATGGGGAGTttgtaaaaacatgcatgctgaAGGCTGCAGAAGTCGTGTGCCCTGAAAAGAGACCTGCCTTTGCCAATATTAGTCTAACGAGGAACACTGTCGCAGATCGGGTGACAGAACTCTCAAGTGACTTGAGCAGCCAATTGAAAgagaaaatcaaatcatttatCGCATTTTCAATTGCAATAGATGAGAGCACCGATGTCACAGATATTGCTCAACTGGCCATATTCATTAGAGGTGTTGATGAAACTTTGACCATCACCGAGGAGCTGCTTGAATTGGTGCCCATTAATGACACCACAACAGCAGAGGACATTTTCAGCGCTCTCGTTGGAGCGCTGGACAAGGTGGAGGCGGACTGGTCCCGTGCTGTGAGCCTGGCGACCGACGGTGCGCCATCAATGGTGGGGAGAAAGGCAGGCGTTGCCACAAAATTCCGTGACAAAGTACAGACCGCAAATGGAGGACAGGAGTTTTGGGCATTTCACTGTATTTTGCACCAGGAGGCGTTATGTTGCAAAACACTGCAAATGGACCATGTTATGAGCGTGGTTGTGAAAACTGTCAATTTCATCAGAGCTCGCGGTCTAAATCACCGCCAGTTTGACTCATTTCTCAGTGATCATGACATTCGTGCTGGCCTACCATACCACACTGACGTGCGCTGGTTAAGCAGAGGTGCAGTACTCAAGCGCTTCTTTGAGCTACGAGGCGAAAT TGTGGGAGACGCAGCTATCCAGCGGTGA